The Paenibacillus polymyxa M1 DNA segment TTAGTAACGATTGAGGCTGCGTTAAAATATTTGGGGCGTTTCTTCGATCATCACGATTTCTCACAATATCCGCTGGATGAGCCATTCCCTGAGCTTGATGGTATTGGCAGTAATTCATTCCGCAGCGGTACAGATAAAATCAAACGAACAGCCAAAGAGCAGAATTTGACGTTGCGTGAGGTTGCGTTGCGTTCAGCTACGCCGAGAACCTCTTTTATCGGAACTGCTGAGCAGGTGGCAGATCGAGTGCAAGAGTGGTTTGAAAGAAAAGGGGCAGACGGATTCATTATCGGTTCCGATGTGCCAACGGGCCTGCATGATTTCGTAAATCTAGTTGTGCCTATTTTGCAGGAGCGTGGCATTTATCGTCAGGATTATGAATTTAACACACTACGTGAAAACCTGGGTGTGCCTATTCCTGAGAATCGTTATACAGCAGCCAGATCCAAAGTGAAAGTTGACGCATAACAGAAGGAGGGAAAGAGATGTCCAAGGTTGTCATCCTATCGGGCAGTCCGTCTACACAATCCCGTTTATACGGTTTGATTCACTATACAACTGAGCAGTTGCGAGAGGCTGGAGCGGAGGTTACATTACTGAATGTGGTCGACTTGCCCGCTGAGGATTTGATCAAAGCTAACTTTAATAGTCCCGACGTCACAGCAGCGCTTGCGTTGATTGCAGCAGCGGATGCCGTCATTGTGGCTTCGCCAGTATATAAAGCGGCCTATTCAGGGCTATTGAAAATATTTCTGGATCTGGTTCCGCAGGAGGGACTGAGAGGGAAACCTGTCTTGCCTTTATTTATCGGCGGTACACTCGCCCATCTGCTGGTTATTGACTATGCCCTGAAGCCGGTTCTGAGCGCATTGGGGGGAAGACATATTCTTGGTGGGGTGTATGCAGTGGATCAGTGGGTCGAGCGCCTGCCGGGTGGAGCATATGGGTTGTCCGAAGAGTTGATTGTACGATTGGAACGTTCTGTTAAAGAACTCAATGAGCTATTGAAGTTATAGATATTTTCAATATTTCCATTGACAGGTCGTTCAGTGAGTTTTATGATACAAAAAAACCAAGTTAACTCATTGGATAAATGTATATAAAACTTACTGGGGGACTTGCGTATGAATATCGAGAATATTGAAGCCTTTGTATACGTGAATCATTATGGAAGCTTTAACAAGGCGGCAGAAGCATTGTTCTTGTCACAGCCCTCTGTCACAGCCCGGATTCAGACGCTGGAACGCGAGCTTGAGTGTAAGTTATTCGACCGCCAAAGCAAACAAACGATTCTGACGGAGGATGGACGAAAGTTCCTTCCTTATGCGGAGCAGATGCTGCAAGTGCTGCAAAAAGGGAAGCAAAAGCTTCAACAGCGCAAGAAAGCCCCTCAGCAAATTCGAATTGGCTGCACGATATCGGTGTCGAACTATATCATTCCTGAAATACTAAAACAGCTTCGTGCTCGCTATCCGGAGGTTAACTACAAAATTGTGACCGCTACGACGGATCAACTGCTACATAAGCTGTTGAACCGTGAGGTAGACATTAGTTTTGTCCGTAAAGTGATGCATCCGGCTATTCGTACGCTTGCCTTTTATGAAGATCCGATTTCCCTGTATGTATATGAAGGCCACCCGTTTACGAAGACAGGAAAGGCCAGCATACAGGATATCCAGCGTGAAACCCTGGTATTTTTTGAATGCGGCTCATTAGATTGGATGAGGATTCATCGATCTTTTGAATCACTGGAGCAGCCACCGGATATTGCTTTTCAGGTAGACAATGTGGTCACGGCCAAAAAGCTGGTATTGCAAGAAGCGGGCATTGCCTTTTTGCCGGATGTCTGTGTGAGCCGTGAAGTGAAGGATCAGAAGCTGTTCCGTATTCATATTCCGGAGGTGGCTGGGGTATCTATGCAGATTAGCATAATCGCAACCAAAGAAGACTGCGCAGTGTCCTCCGATTTTGCAGATGCACTGACAGAAGGCTTCAGGGAGGCTGTTTTGTTATAGAAAAGTCCTATAGGTTGGTGGATTGACGTATTGGATTACAGGTGTTAAATTAATCACATCCTAAAACCGATTAAGTTTATAGGAATTGTTAATTATTAAATATTATAGCTACCATGTATGTCGCAAACTGCTGATATGCAAAGAGATGAGGGGGATTCATATGAAAAAGTGGTTTGCAATATTGTCTGTTATGGCAATCATTCTGGTGTTGGCAGGCTGCGGTTCCTCAGATGACACGTCTAGTGCGTCAGGTTCAAGCGGAGACGTGAAGAAAATTATTGTAGGCACAGGCACTCAATTTAAAAATGTATGCTTTATTGACGAAAACGGAAATTTAACAGGCTTTGATGTGGAGCTGATTAAGGAGCTGGACAAGCGCCTACCTCAATACGAGTTTGAATTCAAAACGATGGATTTTGGAAATTTGCTGCTCAGTCTCGATGCCGGCAAGATTGATCTGGTATCGCATCAAATGGAAAAAAACCCGGAACGCGAAGCCAAGTATCTGTTCAACAAAAATCCGTATAGCATTTTTCTAAACAGAGTAGCTGTAGCGAAGGATAATAATAGCATTCATTCCATTGATGATTTGAAAGGGAAAAAGGTACTTACCAGTCCAACCAGTAATGCGGCGTATGTGCTGAAAGAATATAACAAAACCCACGGAGATGCTCTGAATATCGTGTATACGAGTGGTGCAGCCAATGATATGGTGCAACAAATTACGAGCGGCCGTATAGATGCTACCGTTACGACAGACTTTGCGAACCGTTTTAACACCGATGAAAAAGGAGAAGTAGCTCTGAAAACCGTTGGTGATCCTTTAACTCAATCAGATGTACTATATGTACTGAACAAAAATGAGCAAGGATTGGCGGATGACCTGGACAAAGCCATTCAGGAAGTGAAGGACGACGGTACGCTGTCGAAGCTGAGCATTAAATGGCTTGGAGAGGACTTCACGAAGTCCCTGGAGGATGTGAAAAAAGAGAGTACCAGCAGTAAGAAGTAAGGATAGACTTGGACATTTCAGCGGTCAGGGTACTTTATGTATTCTGACCGCTGATGTATAGAAAGGAGGCAGGCATATGAGCAGAGAGTTCAATATTGATTATGTTTTTAGCTTTATCCCGAAAATGCTGTCCTATTTGCACATCACCTTGTTTATTGTAGCAAGCTCGCTTGTGTTGGGACTGATCATTGGTCTGTTGGTTGCGCTGCCTCGCATGTATAACATTCCATTTCTCAAACGTGTTTCTCAGGTGTATGTTTCCTTTTTCCGTGGGACCCCGATTCTAATTCAATTGTTTCTGGTGTATTACGGCCTGCCAGAGCTACTAAAGCTGGTGGATATCAATTCCTCCAGATGGGATGTGTTGTGGTTTGCCGTAGCGACCTACGCGCTCAATAGTGGAGCATTTATTTCCGAAATTATCAGGTCTGGCGTAGGTGCTGTAGATCGGGGACAAATCGAGGCTGCACAGTCCGTCGGCATGTCAGGCTATCAAACTTTTACACGTATCATCTTGCCGCAAGCGTTGGCTGTAGTGGTTCCGGTATTTTCCAATCTGGTCATTGGCAATCTGAAGGATACTTCGCTGGCGTTTACGATCGGTGCGATGGAGATGACAGGAAAATCGCAAACATTGGGTTCGGCTACCCAGCATTTTGTGGAAACGTATATCGCGTTGTCCTTTATCTATCTAGTGATCAGTCTAATTGTACAAAAATTATTCAAGGTGCTGGAAAATACACTTCTCCGGCATGAGCATAGAGATTCAGTACAGAAAGAGCCCGCCAAACGAAAAGGTTTTGTGTTGCGTTACCTGAGAAGTCCTCGTCTGAGTAAAGGAGGTAAAGGCATATGAGTCTGGACTTTGGATTTGTATACACCGCCTTTTTAGGATTGTTCTCCGCGTTGCCCAACACTTTAATCATTACAGTGGTTTCCGTGCTGGCAGGGTTGGTCATTGGGATTATAACGGCGTTGGCACGAATTTATAACGTTCCTGTGCTGTCCCAGATCTCTCACGGTTACGTTACTTTTATCCGAGGTACACCGATGCTCATGCATCTGCTGCTTATTTATTTCAGTTTGCCTTTGTTGATTGATGCAGGAGCGAAGCATTTCGGATGGTCACTGCAATCCAAAGACGTTCCTTATATGGTATTTGCACTCATTTCGTTCTCCATTACCAGTGGCGCCTATATGTCTGAGGTCGTCCGTTCTGGAATCCAGTCGGTCAACAAGGGGCAGATTGAGGCGGCTTATGCGGTTGGTATGACGACATGGCAAGTATTAAGACGCATTGTATTTCCGCAGGCATTCGTGGTGAGTTTGCCGAACCTGACGAATTCTGTTATTGGGATGCTGCATGGTTCTACCTTGGCCTTCACCGTTTCGGTCACAGAAATACAGGCTCAGGCTGAAATTCTGGCATCCACAAACTGGAAATATTTAGAGGTGTATATTGCGGCAGCTCTGCTATTTTGGGGATTGACGGTATTGATTGAGCGAATATCCGGCTTGGTGGAGAAAAAAATCAATGTATTTAATGGAGGTCGAGCATCATGATCCGTCTGCAAAATATTACAAAGTCGTTCGGCAAACATGAAGTGCTCAAAGGCATTGATTTGACCGTGAACAAAGGCGAGGTCGTCGTTATTTTAGGACCAAGCGGTTCAGGAAAAACAACCTTGCTACGCTGCATTAATTATCTGGAAAAGCCGAATGACGGAGAAGTCAGCATTGGAGATTTTACCTTGAATTGCAAGCGACCTGCGAAGAAGGATGTTGTGGCCTTGCGTAAAAAGACGGCTATGGTCTTCCAGCAATATAATTTGTTCAAGCATAAAACCGCGCTGGAAAATGTCATGGAGGGACTTGTCGTTGTCCGCAAGTTTAAGCAGGAGGAAGCGAAAAAAATCAGTGTTGAAGTGCTGGAAAAGGTTGGCCTCGGCGAAAAACTGAATCATTATCCGAGCCAGCTATCCGGTGGG contains these protein-coding regions:
- the ssuE gene encoding NADPH-dependent FMN reductase, whose amino-acid sequence is MSKVVILSGSPSTQSRLYGLIHYTTEQLREAGAEVTLLNVVDLPAEDLIKANFNSPDVTAALALIAAADAVIVASPVYKAAYSGLLKIFLDLVPQEGLRGKPVLPLFIGGTLAHLLVIDYALKPVLSALGGRHILGGVYAVDQWVERLPGGAYGLSEELIVRLERSVKELNELLKL
- a CDS encoding LysR family transcriptional regulator, which produces MNIENIEAFVYVNHYGSFNKAAEALFLSQPSVTARIQTLERELECKLFDRQSKQTILTEDGRKFLPYAEQMLQVLQKGKQKLQQRKKAPQQIRIGCTISVSNYIIPEILKQLRARYPEVNYKIVTATTDQLLHKLLNREVDISFVRKVMHPAIRTLAFYEDPISLYVYEGHPFTKTGKASIQDIQRETLVFFECGSLDWMRIHRSFESLEQPPDIAFQVDNVVTAKKLVLQEAGIAFLPDVCVSREVKDQKLFRIHIPEVAGVSMQISIIATKEDCAVSSDFADALTEGFREAVLL
- a CDS encoding transporter substrate-binding domain-containing protein; translated protein: MKKWFAILSVMAIILVLAGCGSSDDTSSASGSSGDVKKIIVGTGTQFKNVCFIDENGNLTGFDVELIKELDKRLPQYEFEFKTMDFGNLLLSLDAGKIDLVSHQMEKNPEREAKYLFNKNPYSIFLNRVAVAKDNNSIHSIDDLKGKKVLTSPTSNAAYVLKEYNKTHGDALNIVYTSGAANDMVQQITSGRIDATVTTDFANRFNTDEKGEVALKTVGDPLTQSDVLYVLNKNEQGLADDLDKAIQEVKDDGTLSKLSIKWLGEDFTKSLEDVKKESTSSKK
- a CDS encoding amino acid ABC transporter permease; its protein translation is MSREFNIDYVFSFIPKMLSYLHITLFIVASSLVLGLIIGLLVALPRMYNIPFLKRVSQVYVSFFRGTPILIQLFLVYYGLPELLKLVDINSSRWDVLWFAVATYALNSGAFISEIIRSGVGAVDRGQIEAAQSVGMSGYQTFTRIILPQALAVVVPVFSNLVIGNLKDTSLAFTIGAMEMTGKSQTLGSATQHFVETYIALSFIYLVISLIVQKLFKVLENTLLRHEHRDSVQKEPAKRKGFVLRYLRSPRLSKGGKGI
- a CDS encoding amino acid ABC transporter permease, yielding MSLDFGFVYTAFLGLFSALPNTLIITVVSVLAGLVIGIITALARIYNVPVLSQISHGYVTFIRGTPMLMHLLLIYFSLPLLIDAGAKHFGWSLQSKDVPYMVFALISFSITSGAYMSEVVRSGIQSVNKGQIEAAYAVGMTTWQVLRRIVFPQAFVVSLPNLTNSVIGMLHGSTLAFTVSVTEIQAQAEILASTNWKYLEVYIAAALLFWGLTVLIERISGLVEKKINVFNGGRAS
- a CDS encoding amino acid ABC transporter ATP-binding protein; this encodes MIRLQNITKSFGKHEVLKGIDLTVNKGEVVVILGPSGSGKTTLLRCINYLEKPNDGEVSIGDFTLNCKRPAKKDVVALRKKTAMVFQQYNLFKHKTALENVMEGLVVVRKFKQEEAKKISVEVLEKVGLGEKLNHYPSQLSGGQQQRVGIARALALNPEVILFDEPTSALDPELVGEVLSVIRKIAKEGITMIVVTHEMGFARDVSNHVVFMDGGHIIEEGTPDAIFNHPQEERTQQFLKRITPEYNYSI